In Telopea speciosissima isolate NSW1024214 ecotype Mountain lineage chromosome 10, Tspe_v1, whole genome shotgun sequence, the DNA window CTGTCAGCTTGAAGATGCCCTCTCCACTGGCCTTCAGGGTGCGCCGCAGGTCACCATCTGTGAAAGTCCCAATGAGATGGTACTCATCATCAACAATAAGAAGGCATCCACATCCCTTGCTTGTAAGCTCCACTAACTGATCCATTATCAAATCTCCTTCCCTGCACAGTGGAAGCTCCTCTTGCTTCTTCATAACATCTTTTACCTGCATTGCAAATAATGCAGTCCCAGTAAATCAGAGTCTCGtaaatcattttattttctccttctttgtttcttccccaatcctcaatccccccccccccccaaaaaaaaaaaaacaaaaaaaaaaagaaagaagaaaaacagttCTCTTCAAATTGGATAAACAGGTGCTATCGGAAGTACTTACGTTTCAGAGTTATTAGCAATATTTGTCAATGTTATAAAAGGAAAACCCAGATAGGTACTTAGTAATTAGAGAACAGCAATCAATCAAGGGGACAAGAAAATCCCCGCAGTCCTTAAATCCTTCTTGCCACCATCAGTAAGTGAGTTTGAAGGGCTTCAGAAGAAAACAAGTAACCCACTTACTCCCAACTGACAATTTCACTATTAAGTGACTGCTTAGGTCTAAATTACCATGAAAAGCAGCTCTGGTTCAATATTTGGTTCCTAAAATAGCTGAAAAAGGAACTAACTACAAGGCCTAAAAAGGACAGGCAAAAAATCAGAAGGTGGATCCCATTCAATCCTTATTTGAGCTACAACCAAAGAAGCACAGATCTGAAATACCAAGGAAGCATCAGAAAAAAGATTATGACAAGGAAAGAAACGCAATTCTATACTCAATTCTCAACTGAATTCCATCCAGATATAACTTGTCATTATTAAAACAGAGGCTAACAAATTGGGAACAAGAGTAAATTCTATCGTCACTTCAATTCATAGTCAATCTCACCTTGAAGATTAGGCTTTTTCCAATCTTCCCAGCTGGATGATTCGCCGCATACTCATCCTTGGTCAAATTCCTCGCACTCATCAGAGCAATGGCAACAGTGTCCCCGAAAACCATCTGAATCGCCGTGGATGTCACCGGCGCCAGATCAAACGGGCACAATTCTCTCTCCAAAGGCAAATGTACATTCAAATCACAAACATTGGCCAACAAATTCCCCTCCGAGGAGGTAATGGAGATCAAGAGCACACCTTTCGCCTTGGCGCAGGGAACCAATTTCAGGAGCTCTTCAGTATTCCCCGACTTACTAAAGAGAACAAGAAGATCTAAATTGGACAAAATGCCGATATCTCCATGAAGAGCATCGAGAGGAGACAAGAAAGCCGATCGAATGCCAAGAGAGACGAGGGTTTGAGAGATCTTCTGAGCGACGAAACCAGATTTGCCGACGCCAGTAAAGAAAATAGTGCCTTTGGCGTTCAAGAGAGTCTGCGTGAAAGATAGGGTTTGAGAAACGTCAAGGTTCTGGAAGAAGAAATTCATGTATTTCTGCTGGCATTTGAAGAGATTGAGAAGTTCGTTAGggtttatttgggtttgggtttcttttGGAGGTTGAGAAACATCTGACCATGGAGCTAGAGAACCCATTACACCTCCCTACTTCAGCTTCCGttgttgcagagagagagagagagagaaagagatctgAGAGAGAAACAGTGTCGGTGGGctaagtgtgtgtgtgtgtctgaaATCTGAATGAAGGCATTGTTATATGACCCGGGGCGGTTGGTGCAGTGCCAGCTAAGTAAAGAAATCCGTTATTTTACGAGGTAAACGTGTTTTTAAAAGATCGGGATAGGGACGTGACGGACCGGGGTCTGACGTGTCGGTGGTGGTTGATCTTGACCGTTCATTGGTGGGGCCAGATCAGCTATTTTGTTTGGATCTTGTGGACGGGGCTTCTTTCTTCCACCTTGTCCACTCTACATTCTGGTGTTAAGTGGttagcttcttccttcttccttcttccttcttcccttggCCTTACTTTAAAGTGTGCATCTGTGTGTTTGtgacttttctcttttttgtgcTTTGAGGAACCTTCCTTGTTGGCTTGGTTAACAATTTCGTGTATTTATGACAATAACACGTGTCAAGAtttatactttaaaaaaaaaaaaaaattcattcttcttctcccattgaTGTCTTGTAAGTTTGACTTCATTGCTTTTCGGCAGAAATTTAAGCACGACCGTGCACATGCACCGCTGCATTAATTATTTTTGAATTTGCATAAATGCTCATTCAAAATGATCACAAAAGAATGAATCGGTGCATGGAATTTGTCGTTGCCGGGGGTGAGCTAGCaccccttctctctttctctcctcattgttatgtttttttttttaaggaaaaagttctctctataggagtgtggcctacgccagcactctcatgaatctatctctttccttttcatatGAAAAGAAACCTCTGCGActctgccccttgttttgagagggagagagatagacacatgggagtgctggtgtagaccacactcccgtatagaaaactatttccctttttttattactGGTTCAGATGACCATCTCCCAATTTTTTTTCGTAGACGTGACATTGTAGGTAGGGGTATAAGTTTGGCCCAGTCGACCTGAGCCCCCCTTAGCCTGAACAGGATTTAAGCTaagataccttggccctgaaAACGGGTCAAGACTAGGAATTTCTAGCCTGAGTCAACTCCAGTCTAGCCTGAccctatcttctttttttctcccgACACAGCCCATGTATCTCCTAAAGATAATTCTGATTGATTTATCAATATGACAACTTGAAATCAGCTGATAACAAGTAGTTTCATGTATAATAATAGATataatagtatttttttttttggtagaaagaagaTCTATTATAATAATAGATATAATAGTACTTCTTTTATAATAGATATAATAATACTTTAGTAGGAATATACTTATACCATACCTTAGTAACCGATGGTACcttaagttaaaataaaaataatttcaaaTCATGTGGTTAAAATATCTTATCTAAAAAGTCAGCCTAACGAACATTAAAAATTGCAAAACAACTTGATATGAACTAAaatatccaaaccaaaaaagaaggaacatagcaccatagttgtcacgcaGTCATGCTCCATGATTAGGGCCACTCAAGGTCAGCTTGACTTGGTCTTCAGAGtaggtcaaggttggattttttcaAGCCAGTTAGAGCCaagcctgggcccaactaagaggactcaaggttggttggagttttaaaaaacccgaccCAATCTGATCCTATTGCAGCACTAATTGTAGGCATATCTTTTTGTTACATTGAAAATGTGATAGGGATCGGATCCCATACATAGTTTTGAAGGTCTTTGTAAGTATCGTGGTCCTTGCGTCTTTGACGAGGATTCCGCAGCCTTCttttgtaagtaccgtggtccttgCGTCTTTGACGAGGATTCCGCAGCCTTCTTGGCGACCGTATTATattgatatggataatattgtcaatgtataatattgataaatgggaATTGAGATcatacataaaaaaatatgctaacataacgtgaagtcgccacctagggttagggcctaggacccattaagtgcaaccctatccgttgtgaatgAAATCGGACTACGTggttccatatggtctgaccaaaggttcgggtaaggggtcaggttacgagtgtgggaaggtgttaggcacccacctcgcttggccgaagccggtctctctctATTGGATgttacataaggacgaatgttttctctcttttattaagGGGATGGGAGATactatgaactacattcagacgTTATAAATTGAACTGGAACATAGTAAACTATCTTACGTATATGAAAGACACATACTAAAGCGAGgaaatacgaaaggactacattgaaacaacaagaatgcagtaattatatcTATACGGTtatattcccttggctcaggggagatggacgaatggactgatGCCGATTCCTTCTGGGCAAAACAACGgttctttcaagtgatttgatGGGGAACAAatggacagaataacgtctgtaacaaggagttttgattgttagccgtacactgacgggataacaatgcctaTGAGCAGAAATGCTTTACgctcgaagggataatcgaaggatctacccatgcCAAAGAaggcttcactcactcacactctcataagggaaagaagagaaaggagggtGAAAATGGAACAAAGAGGGGTgtaaatcacttggggagggtctctctacccagaattccttgttttttgggggagggggaccctcctatttataggggaggggaCCCCTCACTCTTGGGCTaaataagtcctccacggcgcagTGGGGGACTTTTCGCCGTGGGTgacatcagcaagttgatgTCACACCCTCTCATGGCGCCTTGGAAATTAAGTACACGTCTCCACGGTGGCGTGGGAGGGagccccacggcgccgtgggagcgtagtacctttttccctttgttttgggcctaaaatgggcaaTTTTGTATTTAGAATGGTTCTTAggcttatgggtcaggtataaTGTATCGTCCACCGTCCAtatcccgttgtcatcatcgtcaaTCAGGGGAtaacaaaaatcagtgtctacagtctTGTATAACCCCACCTAATGTTTTGAATCATCCTGAAATGGACAAAGAAGATGGCCTAAGAAAATGTTCAAAAATGCTCTTGGAAACGTTGAAGTCAAACGATCTTAAAATCAGTCCAAATTTCATGATCAGATGTATTTCATCAATCATAAAAGCTATTGTATTCAAACATGGTTTGAAAATGTTTTGATTTCCCTCCCTTCCTCATCATTTTGCCACATTTTCATTGAGAAACAGTCGTGACTCCTGACTTCTATTTCTTCGCATCCTTGTTCTTTGAGTGATTTGTAACCCTTGCAAAACCCCTCTAACATCGGACTCTTATGTATCCAAAATCCATAGAAACACTAAGAAATTTTACATTATAAAACAATACAAACCCCTCAACCTACCTCGCAAGTATTGGGTCATAACTGCCATCACAAATGATAATTTCTTTACCCATATTCTGGAGCCTCTGATAATCTAATAAGAGCAAATTACACTCAACCGATTTAGGAACATTTGGAATAGTTATATCTATAGCCCACAAACAAAGATTAGGTTGAACAGACTATTTGTAAACTAATTGTTATTGATGAAGCTTGATTTTAGTTCAGAAAGTGGTTCAAAGGATCTTCGGAGGGCTATTTCGACCTCGAAACGAGCTCGGATGGCCTAAAAAGTAGATACATCACGGTCGAAGTTGTGTAGAACTCATCGAGACCTTCGAaatgatatgtatttcaacatatatttagttttggtccgaccctgaCTAATAAGTATTTTTGGGTTCcaagggcatttttatactttctgggttatgacttctctatatattgttcttttctttgggAGGGTTGAAGTAGAGagtttgtaacattttcagaCATAATGACAACTTATTTGTTGCTCGatcgtggatgtagcttcccatctcgggggtgaaccacgtaaatcctttgTATTGtgtgttttgtgtttttgttcttctctgttttttcgtattcttctgcaaatcgtcaCATCTGGgtattgttttcttaacactaATTGAAGAACAATAGTACGATTAAGAGAAGAGCAATGAAACACATTTATTTCGTACCAACCAGATGTAGTAGAAATGGGTCCCacatttttatattaaaaagataaaaaaatatggaCAAAGGATTGCCAGTGATGACTTTGCTACATGTGGGCTAACCAACGAACAAGGAAATCAATTGCTGTCTTGTACAAGGTCTTGTTCTGGAGTCCCAAGCTCATTTAagtccatctcttctcctttcccttcaGCAGTTACTAACTTATATAAGGGGAAGCGAATGCTACCAGGGTGTGTGTGGTACGCTGCCCTGTGTCTATTGACCGTCACAACCCCGTGGACAGGGGCAACTCACGCCCATCTCTTCAGGATTCCTCTTTGCCGATATAGACATTCCAGTCTCCATATTTCATAGCCACAAATGCTAAAAGTCCAACAAACTCCCTACATTAATTGTCATTCTGCCATCTCCAGGGCCTAGTTAGCAACTAGTCCTCCACCACAACTTCTCTCAACCACATTCACAATCCCAACCGAAGGTTACTCCAGTGAAAGCCCAAGAGGTATGAGATCCATGTGGATTTGCCTATGGAAACCCTCATGGGCCTTTCAATAGTCCGATCACTCCCGGCTCTCCGTTAGGCGTTCAAGGTCTTAACTACTACCACTCTCTCTTGTCGCCTTAGTCGTAGATCCCATTGGTGCCTACGCAATCGAGGTCGCCAAGGAATTCAAGGTTTCACCTTACATCTTCTTCCCCTCGCCCGAGAGCTTGATGAACTGGCTCAAGAATAAAGATAGGAATTTTCTCAGTGAGCTGTGGAATAAGTGTTGCATAAGTTTGTTTAAGAGGACCATTTTTGTTTTACATTCTTAACAAACTTGGGCTTGGGCTCAGTAGCTTATTAGGAACTTTAGGCCTCGGGCTGAAACTGTGGGCTTGAAAAGATGCCCAGCTTTACCTGGCCTTGACTATGGGACAGGCCTAGAAACAAGTGAGATGTGGTTCTGCTGGACTGTATATGAAGCCCTAGCTAGCTCATCCGAGCACATAAAAATGGGAATTTTATGTagaaaaatgaccaaaaccaaacccaacccgTCAACTAAAATtgaaaccgaaccgaaaccCATGAAATTGAACCGAAACCAACCCAAActgaccaattgacacccctaccctaacccccaccaaaaaaatataagttGTGAGGGCTAGGGAAAGTGTTCGATGGTCCCAAACATCTCGGATGCGAACCCACCCAAtgaaaaaattccataaaaaaggccccaaaaaaatggaaaaagttcCTAGTTAAGGGGCTTTTGGCAATCTTTAGGCCTCTATGTCTCAAAGCCCATGAAACAATTTTATAGCATTTTCATATGTTTGGTTCAGGTCCAAATCCACTGAAATTAATAAATATTGGAAGTGAGACTCTTTGCTGGCTCATAACAACATAATCCCTGAAAAAACGCAACAACCAGCCCATATCAATACCCCTTTTGTTCAAATCACAGGAGTACGGATGTACTTTAAGAAAAATTAATACATTTAAATACACATTTGTTGGGGAAAGTAAAGAAAGACAGGCATTGTAGTGGTAGGTCAGAAACAACTAGATTATGTTTCTATTAAGGTGAACATAATCTAGTTAACCCATATTCttttcagaaaaaaataaaaaatctagttATTAAACCATATTAGACCATCACTCACCAAATGGCTAGATCAGCCGCCCAGCTTGTTCTTGATGctttataggttttttttttcttggaagaGGGTTTCCAAGTGGGGGCcaggaccaggatcctctgcagtaccgttGGGTGTGCGGTGCACATCCTGTGGCACAACAGAGGCCACGTAGCAGACATGACACACATGGTCTCTGCTGTGCCGTAGAATGTGCATTGCACACTCGGCGCTATTGCAGAAGATTTTTATCTAGGGAAAACCTTCCATGCAGGGATGTGGAAATCGTTTTCATCAATAAGGGTCTCACATAgtcaaaaggagagagagagtaagaaaAAACATCGTCCCTACACTGACGGCATGGGAATCTTTCCCCCCTTCTTTTATGCTATATGGAATAAAGGATAATGTTCTGTCTCTGGGAGCTTGGCCTATGCCAAAACCTCCTtgtgtctgtctctcttctctccttatGAAATGACATACATCTCTACTCCtgttgggaggagagagatagatccAGGGattgttggcataggccacgcTCCCAAACAAAAAACTCAAACCCATTGAATAAATgaaccttttctcattttcaGCTCTCCAACAAATTCTATTGCATCTAACAAAATCTAAGGACAGaatttcccttcacccatgATGAATGGGATCGAGGGATGGGAGGACGGGAATGGGTATCgagaggatattttggaacatactaaaaccctaggaggggtttgtgaaccttaggatAGTGGGGAACCATCCAAAATCTAAAGCGTCCCCAGTTAAAGGGTTTCAAACCATTGGGTGCAACTATGGTTAAGTCCACATTATCGAATCTTGGATCAGTCACCTTGGAAACTGATACAGATTGGTGTATCAGCTCGGTATCGTAGTTTTGGCtctaattttcttaaaaaattattttttaaaaatattttctccCATTGGTCTGCATATGGGATCGATTGATATTGACCTCAGATGATACCAATACAGTCGATCTCaaaccgatacctaaaaccatgggtGCAACAACAAACTGCAGCACTTAGGAACctaaggcagtgtttggtatgcattctaggttgattatGCATTCTcggataataaaaataattgttttttatgatctgagaatgcaaaattaacttagaatgtattccaaaaatgcataccaaacacagtctaAGAGAGCAATAATAAAATTATTaggagaaagaaataaagaatagGACTCATCAGAAAAAGTACAACATGATCACTCACAACCATAGCAGCATAGCTACATTATaggacttaaaaaaaaaaaaatatatcactTACACATCTACTTTTAGATACTGTACATAAATAGTACTTCTCTCAGATGTATTAATTTCCattgcaaccccccccccccaaccaaatttgaaatatttatataaatctTTGGTCGCTTAAATGGGGAACTACTTGTATTTAAATCAGGAAACAGGTTTGGTAGAACAAAAATTgaatccttttttttatatatataggaaGCTAAACCCTAGTGGTAGCCAAGTACTGTTAGGGTTTTGGCATATCTTGAGAAGACCCGTGAAGACTTATAGTTGCTCAATGCTTGCTATATGTCAAGAATAACTGCCCAAGAAAGTTTAAATGAATATTTATTTGATGATGACTTATCAagaaagtttttgaaaaaagaagggaagtgcTTGCAGGTTTAATGGTACATGTTCTCTTCATCAATTGTTTGCAGCAACAGTAAATATGGTTACTGCCAATGTACAATTCCTGATCATAAACACGTTATGTCTCTCAGAAGAAGATAATAGCTACTTATTATTAGGTTTATAGAcatgaaaagagagaaaaaagaaagtaagaataTAAGGAAATATTGATCCGGGGCTGAGCTTATCTTACTACTTTCAAGAATTATCCTAATTCATAGTTAAAATTATCCTTATCGCAAGTCAATTCACTGGGCTAAACCCAAAACTTCAACCCTGGCCTtgggtttgaaaatttcaaccctaacctgctctcagggttgaaaaattcAGCTCAGGCTCAGGGTGGATTCGGGTTCACTAGACCAAACTCGAACCCTTACCGGGCTTCCTACTAGAGGAAAGGGTATAGGTATCGTTATATATATCTGTATGAATTTGATATCAAGCCATGCCGATCTAGGATTTAAAGGAGGATAAGCtaagaaggggaagagagagagagagagagagagaaagagagtagtAGTAGGTGGAGGGACTCCCAGGTGTATAAGGGGTTGTAGGCTAATCagtagccgatgtgggactaagcTCCAAACACTTCCTCGCATGTATGACAATATATATTGTGGATACAAGGATACGATGAAAACCCACTTTGATGCCACTTAAAGTTTTCATCCCAAAAGTTCAAATTGGTAGGTAGAGGGACTTCACGGTGTATAACTGTGGGACTTAACTCCAACCAGGAGGCAACCATAAAATTGCTCCAAAATTTTACATTCTTAGGTATACACTTGATTTTGCCTTCTAGGGAAGGCATGAACAATAGAatccaaaaaattttgaattatgaTAATCTTACTATGTTACATAATTAATTTTTCAAAGAGATTTTCTAGTAGGCTTGCTCAGAAGGTTTTTCTAGGTGCGGCTCAAGTACCTGTTACATGGATGcttcattcaaaatttgttAAGCAGTAATCCCCAAGATTCCTtcactcacatgtcaagtttcaaccaaaacaaaatttatcaaataacaaaataaaaccaTCAAAAAATTTCCAGGCGATGGAATGGTCACATGGTACTTGATCCCTTCACTCACATGTGGAAGAGTACtaattgaatttgaatatgaaattcaaacacaaaaaatcaatccaaaattatTTGTCAATATCTAATGAttagaattgccacatcacctcTCACGAAACACAAACAAGGTGTGACATCAATAGCCTCTTTTCCGTCTAAGAAACCTTCCCTAATTGCAACTTTCAGGAAAAAACGCTTTAAATATCCTCGTCATGTGAACGGATGATGTGGTTATTTTGATCATTGGATAGAAATGTAATCATATGGATTATCCGTCAGT includes these proteins:
- the LOC122643967 gene encoding probable arabinose 5-phosphate isomerase; protein product: MGSLAPWSDVSQPPKETQTQINPNELLNLFKCQQKYMNFFFQNLDVSQTLSFTQTLLNAKGTIFFTGVGKSGFVAQKISQTLVSLGIRSAFLSPLDALHGDIGILSNLDLLVLFSKSGNTEELLKLVPCAKAKGVLLISITSSEGNLLANVCDLNVHLPLERELCPFDLAPVTSTAIQMVFGDTVAIALMSARNLTKDEYAANHPAGKIGKSLIFKVKDVMKKQEELPLCREGDLIMDQLVELTSKGCGCLLIVDDEYHLIGTFTDGDLRRTLKASGEGIFKLTVGKMCNRNPRTIGPDAMAVEAMQKMESPPSPVQFLPVVNRQNMVIGIVTLHGLVSAGL